One window from the genome of Schistocerca piceifrons isolate TAMUIC-IGC-003096 chromosome 1, iqSchPice1.1, whole genome shotgun sequence encodes:
- the LOC124789714 gene encoding U5 small nuclear ribonucleoprotein 40 kDa protein has product MEVKRKAEDMALVPDSKRSKSELVSSKGTSMVPSDIPRTSSLFAPIMLLEGHQGEIFSVEFHPEGQYLASAGFDRQIFLWKVYGECENISLMAGHTGAIMEVHFSTDGNTLYTASTDCTVGVWDIESGVRTKKLKGHSTFVNSCHSARRGPALVCSGSDDCTVKVWDPRKRGQCTTLTNQYQITAVTFSDTAEQVLCTGLDNDIKVWDLRKNSVLYKLKGHTDTVTGLSLSPDGSYVLSNSMDNTVRIWDVRPFAPQERCVKILSGHQHNFEKNLLRCAWSPDGSKVSAGSADRYVYIWDTTSRRILYKLPGHNGSVNDVDFHPKEPIILSGASDKMIYLGEIE; this is encoded by the coding sequence ATGGAAGTGAAAAGGAAAGCTGAAGACATGGCATTGGTGCCAGATTCAAAACGATCTAAAAGTGAACTAGTGTCGAGTAAAGGTACCAGCATGGTACCAAGTGACATTCCGAGAACATCGAGTTTGTTTGCGCCTATTATGTTGCTGGAGGGACATCAGGGAGAAATTTTCTCGGTAGAGTTTCACCCGGAGGGCCAATATCTGGCTTCTGCTGGCTTTGATCGGCAGATCTTTTTATGGAAAGTTTATGGAGAATGTGAGAATATTTCTCTTATGGCTGGACATACAGGAGCAATAATGGAGGTCCACTTTTCTACAGATGGAAATACACTTTATACTGCAAGTACAGATTGCACAGTGGGAGTTTGGGACATTGAAAGTGGCGTTCGCACAAAGAAACTCAAAGGTCATTCTACGTTTGTAAATTCGTGCCATTCTGCAAGGCGTGGACCTGCTTTGGTTTGTAGCGGTTCCGACGATTGCACTGTAAAAGTATGGGATCCCCGAAAACGTGGTCAGTGTACAACACTCACAAACCAATATCAGATAACAGCAGTTACATTCAGTGATACAGCAGAGCAAGTTCTGTGCACCGGGCTAGACAATGATATCAAAGTCTGGGATTTGAGGAAGAACTCAGTGCTGTATAAACTCAAAGGGCACACAGATACTGTCACCGGTCTGTCACTCTCACCTGACGGCTCCTATGTTTTATCGAATTCAATGGATAATACAGTTCGCATATGGGATGTGCGTCCTTTTGCTCCCCAAGAACGTTGCGTGAAAATTTTATCGGGGCACCAACATAATTTTGAAAAGAATCTTCTGCGCTGTGCTTGGTCTCCAGATGGATCAAAAGTGTCTGCCGGCTCAGCTGATCGTTATGTTTATATATGGGATACAACATCGAGAAGAATTTTGTATAAACTTCCAGGACATAATGGCAGTGTAAATGACGTAGATTTTCATCCCAAAGAACCGATAATTCTTTCTGGCGCAAGTGATAAAATGATATATCTGGGAGAAATCGAATGA